One window from the genome of Rhinolophus ferrumequinum isolate MPI-CBG mRhiFer1 chromosome 22, mRhiFer1_v1.p, whole genome shotgun sequence encodes:
- the LOC117014503 gene encoding histone H4, whose protein sequence is MSGRGKGGKGLGKGGAKRHRKVLRDNIQGITKPAIRRLARRGGVKRISGLIYEETRGVLKVFLENVIRDAVTYTEHAKRKTVTAMDVVYALKRQGRTLYGFGG, encoded by the coding sequence ATGTCTGGGAGAGGCAAGGGTGGGAAAGGCTTAGGCAAGGGCGGCGCTAAGCGCCACCGTAAAGTGCTGAGGGACAACATCCAGGGGATCACCAAGCCCGCGATCCGGCGCCTCGCTCGGCGTGGAGGAGTCAAGCGCATCTCGGGCCTCATTTACGAGGAGACCCGCGGTGTGTTGAAGGTGTTCTTGGAGAATGTGATCCGAGACGCCGTCACCTACACGGAGCACGCTAAGCGCAAGACGGTCACCGCCATGGACGTGGTGTACGCCCTCAAGCGACAGGGCCGCACCCTGTACGGCTTCGGAGGCTAG